ATTTCCGTGGAAGAGGTTGTGCAACGCTGCTTAGTTTCAATTGCCCCCAATGTAAACGTGCTCGTGAAGATTGTCCGAGCCGAGAGCACTAACAGCGCAAGGAGAATTCGACGCTGACCCATCCGTTTCGTTCTTTTCTGCATAAAGAAAAGGAACGGTTGGCAGTTGCAATACGGGGCGAATTTTGATATACCTTCGAGGTCTGACTACCTGGAATACTATGGAACTGTGGCACTGTTTGCCATGACGCCTCCGCCCATGGTGAAATGATTTCATCGTGTCTGCGTTGTTCGACAAGGTGTGGTTGTTTTGCAATGGGGTCAAAACAGGGTCGACCTGAACACGTACGTGCCAGTCGTTAATCAAAATTGGGTCACGAAGTCGGAGTGTTTTCACTGTGACATCACAGCTTCCACAATCTGGCTATTGTACTCTTTGGCAGGAACGATGTTTCGGTCCATTGTCAACCTACCAAACGAATCCGCGAAGACGATCGAAACCATCACAACGATTGGGACCTTCCGAGATAGGTAGTGGAAAGCACGATGGCACGGATGATTCATCGGTAGCATCAATACCACAATTTTTGCACATTTTCTTGTAAGAGTCGTGACGATCTCGATCTCGGCGATTCTTGTATTGCCAAGAAGCGCACCTTATAATGTCCAATCCACTATTCCTCGGGTTGTACAAATTCTGGAGCGTCTACAACGGTGACACAAGCTTTCTCCCGCTCTATTTACCTTTGCTCTTCTGGGTCGTCTCCTATACGTACTGCCGTTTCGTGCGAAGAGAGTTCCACAAATGGACTCTTCTGCACAGTTTTCACAATTTCGGGGCGATTGTGTTGGGTTTAATTTCTCTCTACTACGACAACGATGCCGTCTTCAGCGAACGCCTTTCGATCCTGTGGTCCATGGCTTACTTTTTGGTAGATATTGTGGACTGTATCGTCAGAGGCGACGTCGCGTACACCGTGCACGCCACCTTTTGTTTGCTATTGGGAGTGGCGAACTATACGACCCCCGTCTGTCGCGAGTTGCGCATGAATTCCAAAGCCGCCTTGCTCGAATGCAGTACGCCCTTTCTATACGTCGCCAAAACTACCCGGCATCCGGCTCACTTTATTCTCTTTGCCTTGGCCTTTACGCTCTGTCGAATTGTGTGGGTGCCCGTTCTTAGTTTGCAGCTCAAGCAAGC
The genomic region above belongs to Phaeodactylum tricornutum CCAP 1055/1 chromosome 16, whole genome shotgun sequence and contains:
- a CDS encoding predicted protein, which gives rise to MSNPLFLGLYKFWSVYNGDTSFLPLYLPLLFWVVSYTYCRFVRREFHKWTLLHSFHNFGAIVLGLISLYYDNDAVFSERLSILWSMAYFLVDIVDCIVRGDVAYTVHATFCLLLGVANYTTPVCRELRMNSKAALLECSTPFLYVAKTTRHPAHFILFALAFTLCRIVWVPVLSLQLKQAGRGYTDYLQLALCGFYCLNLFWYAKILRILYDGATGKIDKKEV